The following proteins are encoded in a genomic region of Phragmites australis chromosome 9, lpPhrAust1.1, whole genome shotgun sequence:
- the LOC133928946 gene encoding uncharacterized protein LOC133928946 isoform X2, with amino-acid sequence MRAGRSAGVEPSTPVVGGTRWKGRLRSHHVTPQSLPMRRLPSRAKNREESEEAQTSKKQATSKNTGRGHHTGAMRLPTGLPRQSLRLAGRDPEHSIVIDKECKARDSQSAIKPLRRSPRFHLDDKSLGKPLLLPDPQEIVHNRKTQNALRIDKNQENVKRNKRNAGVRPLARMKSRKETQALCQDPQDIPPRNKTADVSRKKSEKQELKPSHCEVLTGKRKRGTEGRSSSKRQRYQEPKSSPPDCQEIAPSDEPRKTIHRKIKKDPSIMVQPKSGDDRLINADENNKVASGIEKEGMEHFCGSDDWTEEQDLALRKSYFTARPSPHFWKRVSKMVPGRSAEECFNRIHADLSTPTPIAPRPRTSKTTFSPLGKFTLSDAKLPNLLKPTVRRQRTAKQKSLAAQKTVRHLLQKHCLIDQAQEADHFSIFETSPNALQLNIPFEDSPGTPDSYINSGSVHKCSGSSSARKKPFSRLRTKQAEPSPAVLKPVKNVVLHEKYIDQLSRREGTKRPRKRTPSSKAADSGKTFSEQQAGGLKAAKNALISEATDFISRFKKLQANSLAHVVENSEDDDIDGIECGASDYCHDDKE; translated from the exons ATGAGGGCGGGGCGGTCCGCCGGTGTG GAACCCTCCACCCCGGTTGTTGGCGGGACGCGGTGGAAGGGGCGGCTGCGCTCTCACCACGTGACCCCTCAAAGTTTGCCCATGCGGAGGCTACCTTCCCGGGCTAAGAACCGGGAGGAGTCAGAGGAGGCTCAAACATCCAAGAAACAGGCCACCTCCAAGAACACGGGGAGGGGCCACCACACTGGAGCTATGCGTCTGCCGACGGGTCTTCCGCGCCAATCGCTGCGGCTTGCCGGCAGGGATCCAGAGCACTCGATTGTAATCGACAAA GAGTGTAAGGCCAGGGATAGTCAATCGGCAATCAAACCTCTCCGCAGATCCCCACGGTTCCATCTGGACGATAAGAGTTTGGGCAAGCCGCTGTTGCTACCAGATCCCCAGGAGATTGTTCATAACAGAAAAACTCAAAATGCTCTTAGGATTGACAAAAATCAAGAGAATGTGAAAAGGAATAAGAGAAATGCTGGAGTGAGGCCTTTGGCAAGGATGAAAAGCCGCAAAGAGACCCAGGCACTTTGTCAAGATCCCCAAGATATTCCTCCCAGGAACAAGACTGCAGATGTATCTCGCAAAAAGAGTGAGAAGCAAGAGCTAAAGCCCAGTCATTGTGAGGTGCTGACaggaaagaggaagagaggcACGGAAGGGAGGTCATCATCAAAGAGGCAAAGGTACCAGGAACCGAAATCATCGCCTCCAGATTGCCAAGAAATTGCACCTAGCGATGAACCCAGAAAAACCATCCACAGAAAGATTAAAAAGGATCCTTCTATCATGGTGCAGCCTAAAAGTGGTGATGACAGATTGATAAATGCTGATGAAAACAATAAAGTGGCAAGTGGGATTGAAAAAGAAGGAATGGAACATTTTTGTGGTTCAGATGATTGGACAGAAGAGCAGGACCTGGCATTGCGCAAATCTTACTTCACTGCTCGACCATCCCCACATTTCTGGAAGAGAGTTTCAAAAATG GTGCCAGGTAGATCTGCTGAAGAGTGTTTCAACAGAATTCATGCTGATCTCTCAACACCCACTCCAATTGCCCCACGCCCCAGAACAAGTAAAACAACGTTTTCACCTCTAGGAAAATTCACATTGTCTGATGCAAAACTTCCAAATCTCTTGAAACCTACAGTCAGAAGGCAAAGGACCGCTAAACAGAAGAGCCTAGCAGCACAGAAGACAGTTAGACATTTGTTGCAGAAGCATTGCCTCATTGATCAAGCTCAAGAGGCTGATCACTTCTCAATATTTGAAACCTCACCAAATGCCTTACAATTGAACATCCCTTTTGAGGATTCTCCTGGGACTCCTGATAGTTATATAAATTCAGGTTCTGTACACAAGTGCAGTGGAAGCTCTTCAGCACGAAAGAAACCATTTTCAAGGTTGAGAACTAAGCAAGCTGAACCGAGCCCAGCAGTTCTGAAGCCTGTAAAGAATGTTGTCTTACATGAGAAGTACATTGACCAGTTGTCCCGTCGAGAAGGCACAAAAAGGCCTCGCAAAAGGACTCCAAGCTCTAAAGCTGCTGATTCTGGGAAGACTTTTTCTGAGCAGCAAGCTGGTGGTTTGAAGGCTGCAAAAAATGCTCTCATCTCAGAAGCAACCGACTTTATAAGCCGTTTTAAGAAGTTGCAAGCCAATTCCCTTGCGCACGTTGTGGAAAATAGTGAggatgatgatattgatggtaTTGAATGTGGTGCTAGTGATTATTGCCATGATGATAAAGAATAA
- the LOC133928946 gene encoding uncharacterized protein LOC133928946 isoform X1, whose amino-acid sequence MRAGRSAGVEPSTPVVGGTRWKGRLRSHHVTPQSLPMRRLPSRAKNREESEEAQTSKKQATSKNTGRGHHTGAMRLPTGLPRQSLRLAGRDPEHSIVIDKVSEECKARDSQSAIKPLRRSPRFHLDDKSLGKPLLLPDPQEIVHNRKTQNALRIDKNQENVKRNKRNAGVRPLARMKSRKETQALCQDPQDIPPRNKTADVSRKKSEKQELKPSHCEVLTGKRKRGTEGRSSSKRQRYQEPKSSPPDCQEIAPSDEPRKTIHRKIKKDPSIMVQPKSGDDRLINADENNKVASGIEKEGMEHFCGSDDWTEEQDLALRKSYFTARPSPHFWKRVSKMVPGRSAEECFNRIHADLSTPTPIAPRPRTSKTTFSPLGKFTLSDAKLPNLLKPTVRRQRTAKQKSLAAQKTVRHLLQKHCLIDQAQEADHFSIFETSPNALQLNIPFEDSPGTPDSYINSGSVHKCSGSSSARKKPFSRLRTKQAEPSPAVLKPVKNVVLHEKYIDQLSRREGTKRPRKRTPSSKAADSGKTFSEQQAGGLKAAKNALISEATDFISRFKKLQANSLAHVVENSEDDDIDGIECGASDYCHDDKE is encoded by the exons ATGAGGGCGGGGCGGTCCGCCGGTGTG GAACCCTCCACCCCGGTTGTTGGCGGGACGCGGTGGAAGGGGCGGCTGCGCTCTCACCACGTGACCCCTCAAAGTTTGCCCATGCGGAGGCTACCTTCCCGGGCTAAGAACCGGGAGGAGTCAGAGGAGGCTCAAACATCCAAGAAACAGGCCACCTCCAAGAACACGGGGAGGGGCCACCACACTGGAGCTATGCGTCTGCCGACGGGTCTTCCGCGCCAATCGCTGCGGCTTGCCGGCAGGGATCCAGAGCACTCGATTGTAATCGACAAAGTAAGTGAG GAGTGTAAGGCCAGGGATAGTCAATCGGCAATCAAACCTCTCCGCAGATCCCCACGGTTCCATCTGGACGATAAGAGTTTGGGCAAGCCGCTGTTGCTACCAGATCCCCAGGAGATTGTTCATAACAGAAAAACTCAAAATGCTCTTAGGATTGACAAAAATCAAGAGAATGTGAAAAGGAATAAGAGAAATGCTGGAGTGAGGCCTTTGGCAAGGATGAAAAGCCGCAAAGAGACCCAGGCACTTTGTCAAGATCCCCAAGATATTCCTCCCAGGAACAAGACTGCAGATGTATCTCGCAAAAAGAGTGAGAAGCAAGAGCTAAAGCCCAGTCATTGTGAGGTGCTGACaggaaagaggaagagaggcACGGAAGGGAGGTCATCATCAAAGAGGCAAAGGTACCAGGAACCGAAATCATCGCCTCCAGATTGCCAAGAAATTGCACCTAGCGATGAACCCAGAAAAACCATCCACAGAAAGATTAAAAAGGATCCTTCTATCATGGTGCAGCCTAAAAGTGGTGATGACAGATTGATAAATGCTGATGAAAACAATAAAGTGGCAAGTGGGATTGAAAAAGAAGGAATGGAACATTTTTGTGGTTCAGATGATTGGACAGAAGAGCAGGACCTGGCATTGCGCAAATCTTACTTCACTGCTCGACCATCCCCACATTTCTGGAAGAGAGTTTCAAAAATG GTGCCAGGTAGATCTGCTGAAGAGTGTTTCAACAGAATTCATGCTGATCTCTCAACACCCACTCCAATTGCCCCACGCCCCAGAACAAGTAAAACAACGTTTTCACCTCTAGGAAAATTCACATTGTCTGATGCAAAACTTCCAAATCTCTTGAAACCTACAGTCAGAAGGCAAAGGACCGCTAAACAGAAGAGCCTAGCAGCACAGAAGACAGTTAGACATTTGTTGCAGAAGCATTGCCTCATTGATCAAGCTCAAGAGGCTGATCACTTCTCAATATTTGAAACCTCACCAAATGCCTTACAATTGAACATCCCTTTTGAGGATTCTCCTGGGACTCCTGATAGTTATATAAATTCAGGTTCTGTACACAAGTGCAGTGGAAGCTCTTCAGCACGAAAGAAACCATTTTCAAGGTTGAGAACTAAGCAAGCTGAACCGAGCCCAGCAGTTCTGAAGCCTGTAAAGAATGTTGTCTTACATGAGAAGTACATTGACCAGTTGTCCCGTCGAGAAGGCACAAAAAGGCCTCGCAAAAGGACTCCAAGCTCTAAAGCTGCTGATTCTGGGAAGACTTTTTCTGAGCAGCAAGCTGGTGGTTTGAAGGCTGCAAAAAATGCTCTCATCTCAGAAGCAACCGACTTTATAAGCCGTTTTAAGAAGTTGCAAGCCAATTCCCTTGCGCACGTTGTGGAAAATAGTGAggatgatgatattgatggtaTTGAATGTGGTGCTAGTGATTATTGCCATGATGATAAAGAATAA